One segment of Anopheles stephensi strain Indian chromosome 3, UCI_ANSTEP_V1.0, whole genome shotgun sequence DNA contains the following:
- the LOC118513521 gene encoding zinc finger protein 512B-like has translation MKTFIVLSIVVALVAGAAIESGEKNIEKRGLGEIESRSDHHHVKHVTITKKVPVPYPVEVEKHVPVPVKIPYPVHVEKKVPVIIEKKIPVYVEKKVPVHVDRPVPVEVKVPYEVPVYHKEYVEVPKPYPVHVEKPYPVYVKKPVYIEKPVPVSVHIKKVKKHHH, from the exons ATGAAG ACGTTTATTGTGCTTTCGATTGTGGTGGCACTGGTGGCCGGAGCTGCCATCGAATCCGGCGAGAAAAACATCGAGAAGCGTGGTCTGGGTGAGATCGAAAGCCGATCGGATCATCACCACGTGAAGCATGTGACCATTACGAAGAAGGTTCCAGTGCCGTACCCGGTCGAGGTGGAGAAACATGTGCCAGTCCCGGTGAAGATCCCGTACCCGGTGCACGTGGAGAAGAAGGTGCCGGTCATCATCGAGAAGAAGATCCCGGTGTACGTCGAGAAGAAGGTGCCAGTGCACGTTGATCGTCCAGTGCCGGTGGAAGTGAAGGTACCGTACGAGGTGCCAGTCTACCACAAGGAGTACGTCGAGGTGCCCAAGCCATACCCGGTGCATGTGGAGAAGCCGTACCCGGTGTACGTGAAGAAGCCAGTCTACATCGAGAAGCCAGTCCCGGTCAGTGTGCACATCAAGAAGGTGAAGAAGCACCATCACTGA